The genomic region TGGGGCAGGGCAAACAGCTTGTTGAGGCCGGTCAGGCGGTCTTCACAGACGGCCACCGGCACAGCGCCGCCAAAATCCTGGTAATGCTGTAGCGGCTCGTCGCCGAAGGTTTCGGCGGTTTCCTGGACACTGCCGAGGCGGAAGCCGTGGGTACGGCGGCCGTAGCCGCGGCTCAGGATGGCCGGCTGCTGGCCCTGGCTAAGCAGTTCACGCACCAGCCAAGCCACGTGCGGCGTTTTGCCGGTGCCGCCCACCCGCAGGTTGCCCACGCTCAGCACCGGCCCCGGCCAGGCACTGCCGGACGACTTGCGCCCCGTGTCATACAGCCAGTTGCGCACGGCCATCACGCTGGCATAGAGCCAGCTGAAGGGCAGCAGCAACAGCGTCAGGAACGGGGGCATAGGCGGCAAAGGTAGCGCAGCAGGGCCTTGTGTGCCGTAGAGACGCAATATTTTGCGTCTCGTCGTTGCTGACGTTGTTTTTGCTGTCATTCCGAACGTCAGCTGTCATTCCAGGCAGCGCGAGGAATCTCGCCAGCGTGGCAAACAACGTCAGCAACGAAAAGACGCGAATACGCGTCTCTACAGGCCATGCCCGATACCTTCGCCCGCCGCCTGCTGCACCTGCTTACCACGTTTCCGCCGGCCCCTGCCCTGCCTGACGGAGTGCAGGCCTACAACCCCTATCAGGAGCCGGCCGTGGCGGCGCTGCTCACCCAGTTTGCGCAGAAATTCTACACCGATAACCAGCCGCGGGTGGCGCTGCTGGGCATCAACCCCGGCCGGTTTGGGGCGGGCCGCACCGGCGTGGCCTTCACCGATCCGGCCGCCCTCTCTGAGCACTGCCACATCCCCAACGACCAGCCACGTCACCCCGAGCTCAGCAGCCAGTTTGTGTACCAGGTAATAGCCGAGCTGGGCGGGCCGGCCGAATTCTACCGCCACTTCTACTTGGGCTCCCTCTATCCGCTGGTGCTGCTGCGCGACGGCAAAAACTACAACTACTACGACTCGCCGGCCCTGCAGCGGGCCCTGGAGCCCGAAATCCGGGTGGCGCTGCGGCGGCAGATAACCGAGCTGGGACTGGCCCGGCACGCCGCCGTCTGCCTGGGCCGCCGCAACGGACTGCTGTTCGAAAAGCTGAACCAGGAGCTGGCGCTCTTTGATAAGATTATTGTGCTGGACCATCCGCGCTACCTGATGCAGTACAAGCGCCGCGAGCTGGCCGAGCATGTGGCGCGCTATGCAGATGTGTTGCTTGAAGTAAAAATGGAGCGGTAAAAACGATGAATTGGAGCCAGCGGCGCAACTTGCGGCGCACGGGCGTTACTCCGGTCCGACGCCGGAGGCGTCCGACCGGTTGCCGCATGCTGACGTTGTAACGTCGTCGTTGACACGGCAACCAGTCGGACGCCTCCGGCGTCGGACCGGGAAGTTCTGGTAACAGCATTTTTAATTTTTAATTCTCAATTTTTAATTGACTCTCATGCCAACCGTTCAGGATCTGACCCGTGCGCTGGAAGCCGCGGCGCCCCTCGCCTACCAGGAATCCTACGACAACGCCGGCCTGCAGTGCGGCAACCCGCAGCAGGAAATCACCGGCGTGCTGATTGCGCTGGACTGCACGCCGGCTGTGGTGGACGAGGCCATCCGGCGGGGCTGCAACGTGGTGGTGGCCCATCACCCGCTGATTTTCAAGCCCCTCAAGCGCCTCACCGGAGCCAACGAAGTGGAGCAGACGCTGCTCAAAGCCATCCGGCACGACGTGGCGCTCTACGCCGCCCACACCAACCTCGACAACGTACGCCACGGCGTCAACCGCAAGCTGGCCGACAAGCTGGGCCTGCAGAACGTGCGCATCCTCGAGCCCAAAACCGGCCTGCTGGCCAAGCTGGTCACCTACGTGCCCGCCACCCACACCGAGGCCGTGCTGGCCGCCCTGTATGCCGCCGGCGCCGGCCAGATCGGCGACTACTCGGCGTGCAGCTTCCGCACCGATGGCACGTTTACGTTCACGCCCGGTCTGGGCACCAACCCGTTTGAGGGTAAGCCGGGACA from Hymenobacter canadensis harbors:
- a CDS encoding uracil-DNA glycosylase family protein, coding for MPDTFARRLLHLLTTFPPAPALPDGVQAYNPYQEPAVAALLTQFAQKFYTDNQPRVALLGINPGRFGAGRTGVAFTDPAALSEHCHIPNDQPRHPELSSQFVYQVIAELGGPAEFYRHFYLGSLYPLVLLRDGKNYNYYDSPALQRALEPEIRVALRRQITELGLARHAAVCLGRRNGLLFEKLNQELALFDKIIVLDHPRYLMQYKRRELAEHVARYADVLLEVKMER
- a CDS encoding Nif3-like dinuclear metal center hexameric protein, yielding MPTVQDLTRALEAAAPLAYQESYDNAGLQCGNPQQEITGVLIALDCTPAVVDEAIRRGCNVVVAHHPLIFKPLKRLTGANEVEQTLLKAIRHDVALYAAHTNLDNVRHGVNRKLADKLGLQNVRILEPKTGLLAKLVTYVPATHTEAVLAALYAAGAGQIGDYSACSFRTDGTFTFTPGLGTNPFEGKPGQPHTGPEQRVEVLLPLHLQRAALQALRKAHPYEEVAYEIIQLENENQEVGAGMVGELPEALSPQAFRQRLKDALGVPIVKHTDFDKTIKKVAICGGAGSFLIGKARAAGADAYVTGDLKYHEYFLAEGQLLLCDVGHFESEQFTGEIFRDLLTAKFGSTFALFIAETYTNPVRYDC